In Topomyia yanbarensis strain Yona2022 chromosome 2, ASM3024719v1, whole genome shotgun sequence, one DNA window encodes the following:
- the LOC131679491 gene encoding uncharacterized protein LOC131679491, giving the protein MVNRRLTTWLEDHKLLDQRQFAFRKGRGTGAHLGSLGEILDKARSENLHADIAILDVAKAYNTVWREGVLQELKRWGIQGNLGGTLSDEFRETNGVPQGSVLAVTLFLVRMNSLFAALPGGIYVFVYADDIILVALGRTIPRTRISLQAAVNAVGRWALATGFNIAAEKCAITHCCSTYHPANARPIRLNNIVVPFRKEPVVLGITLDRKLTMMPHFRRLKKDCESRKRLVRTICSRHPKNNRRAALNVARSLIHSSIFYGIEMTCRNLDGLSNILGPLYHGAVRLASGLLPSTPAEAACVEAGVLPCRWEAARVALKRALSFLEKTSGDECLLLTIASNIHHEFTGNSLPPIARLHRVGPRAWYDSGPNVDDSLARIIKVGDHRNSIMIKYRQLVHRKYARHNQIFTDGSKADDGVGAGISGLGSGLSFRLPGSCSIFSAEAAAIAVAMAIRTSDTPTVIFTDSLSVLRDVESGTSKHPFVQAIEIHRDPLVTICWVKDSTDTWNDRVSQREQKILSRLRVGHTRVTHAHIVSNVPPSECASCNTRLTVEHLLCNCRELDDLRQQHNLTGSIRDVLSNDPAREEALILFLKDANLFDRM; this is encoded by the exons ATGGTTAACCGACGACTGACCACGTGGCTGGAAGACCATAAACTTCTCGACCAACGCCAATTTGCCTTCCGGAAGGGACGCGGGACTGGAGCCCACCTAGGCTCCCTCGGTGAAATACTGGACAAAGCAAGATCTGAAAACCTCCACGCCGACATCGCCATTCTCGACGTGGCAAAAGCCTACAACACCGTCTGGCGCGAAGGCGTACTACAAGAATTGAAGCGATGGGGCATACAGGGAAACCTCG GCGGCACACTATCCGACGAGTTTCGCGAGACCAACGGAGTGCCGCAAGGATCAGTACTAGCTGTGACCCTATTCCTCGTGAGGATGAACTCGCTCTTCGCCGCGCTACCCGGGGGCATCTACGTATTCGTATATGCGGATGACATCATCTTGGTGGCCCTAGGGAGAACCATACCCCGTACAAGGATATCCCTCCAGGCGGCCGTCAACGCGGTCGGCCGATGGGCACTCGCGACCGGCTTCAACATCGCAGCAGAAAAGTGCGCCATAACACACTGCTGCAGCACATATCACCCAGCCAATGCTCGACCAATACGCCTCAACAACATCGTAGTTCCGTTTCGAAAGGAACCAGTTGTTCTCGGGATCACGCTCGATCGGAAACTAACCATGATGCCACATTTCCGACGATTAAAAAAAGACTGCGAGAGCAGAAAGCGGCTGGTCCGCACGATCTGCTCCCGCCACCCTAAGAACAACCGCCGAGCAGCACTGAACGTCGCAAGATCACTAATACACAGTAGCATATTTTACGGGATCGAGATGACATGCCGAAACCTGGACGGACTCTCCAACATCCTCGGGCCCCTATACCACGGAGCGGTGCGGTTAGCCTCCGGGCTATTACCGAGTACCCCTGCCGAAGCAGCCTGTGTGGAGGCCGGAGTACTACCCTGCCGCTGGGAAGCAGCCAGGGTGGCTCTCAAACGTGCACTTAGTTTCCTGGAGAAGACATCGGGCGACGAATGCCTCCTGCTTACCATCGCAAGCAACATACACCATGAATTCACTGGCAACTCCCTCCCACCCATCGCCCGGCTGCACCGAGTGGGACCACGGGCCTGGTACGACTCCGGACCAAATGTTGACGACAGCCTTGCTCGTATAATAAAGGTTGGTGACCACCGGAACAGTATAATGATAAAGTACCGACAACTAGTACACAGAAAGTATGCACGACACAACCAAATCTTCACCGACGGCTCCAAGGCTGACGACGGAGTAGGCGCGGGAATCAGTGGCTTGGGGAGCGGGCTCTCCTTCCGCTTACCCGGATCCTGCTCAATATTCTCAGCGGAAGCGGCCGCCATTGCAGTGGCAATGGCCATAAGAACCTCCGACACACCGACGGTCATATTCACCGACTCGCTCTCGGTCCTGAGAGACGTCGAAAGCGGAACCTCCAAGCACCCGTTCGTTCAGGCCATCGAGATTCATCGAGACCCACTGGTCACAATCTGCTGG GTCAAGGACTCAACTGACACCTGGAACGACCGAGTCAGCCAGAGAGAACAGAAAATACTTTCCCGACTCCGCGTGGGGCACACCCGTGTGACCCACGCCCACATCGTGTCCAACGTACCTCCATCAGAATGCGCGTCATGTAACACCCGGCTCACCGTCGAGCACCTGCTCTGCAACTGCCGGGAGCTGGATGACCTACGGCAACAACACAACCTAACCGGGTCAATACGAGATGTCCTGTCCAACGACCCAGCTCGGGAGGAGGCACTCATCCTATTCCTGAAGGATGCCAACCTGTTCGACCGAATGTAA
- the LOC131685771 gene encoding sorting nexin-20 isoform X1, producing MHQAVVGHHVTIDTLNAATGGDAVPETDPDSAVEAFEQSTLSIKSQTSDQFQGISKIIWKRPSSRPLPNNDSAELCFEILFARVLSPAVAVDGASASGGKKYVVYDVSIRRDSAEPDPNPTSIERRYTHFLKLYDGLRREHSQLVQNVTFPKKVLMGNFSEELIGERSITFESFLDYIVTVPSLRDSEHFLEFLQGDELRKACQLLDERRNEFAVPILENTFRILNKIFLDKSKCVLLLLCRLVAACTTSPIPHPLAEQWAELALRRYEHVCDTDLLVLYIPLLQTCVHLWWQRGRDRSLLEERLDQMGKKGIKVKGGPTLAKAIHALDPRAETA from the exons A TGCACCAGGCAGTGGTTGGTCATCATGTCACGATAGACACTTTGAATGCTGCAACTGGCGGTGATGCAGTTCCAGAAACAGATCCGGATAGTGCGGTAGAAGCCTTTGAGCAAAGTACGTTGTCTATTAAAAGTCAAACCAGTGATCAATTTCAAGGTATTTCCAAAA TAATATGGAAGCGCCCAAGCAGTCGCCCATTACCGAACAATGACAGTGCCGAACTCTGTTTTGAGATTCTTTTTGCGCGGGTGCTTTCGCCAGCAGTAGCAGTGGATGGAGCTAGTGCTTCCGGAGGTAAAAAGTATGTCGTCTACGATGTCAGCATTCGACGGGATAGCGCAGAACCTGACCCTAATCCGACGAGTATAGAGCGTCGATATACACATTTTCTAAAGTTGTACGATGGCTTAAGGAGGGAACACTCACAGCTCGTGCAGAATGTGACCTTCCCCAAGAAGGTGCTGATGGGAAATTTCAGCGAGGAACTAATCGGCGAACGAAGTATAACCTTTGAGAGTTTCCTTGATTACATCGTTACGGTGCCTTCGCTGCGTGACTCGGAGCATTTTCTAGAATTTTTACAAGGCGACGAACTGCGAAAGGCTTGTCAGTTGCTGGACGAGCGAAGAAACGAGTTTGCCGTGCCAATTTTGGAGAATACATTTCGTatattaaacaaaatttttctaGACAAGTCCAAGTGTGTTCTGTTGCTGCTGTGTCGTTTAGTAGCCGCATGTACAACTTCTCCCATACCACATCCGCTGGCGGAGCAATGGGCCGAATTGGCGCTTAGGCGATATGAGCATGTGTGCGATACAGATCTGCTGGTTCTCTACATACCATTGCTGCAGACTTGCGTTCACCTGTG GTGGCAACGTGGTCGTGATCGCTCTCTACTGGAGGAGCGTTTGGATCAAATGGGCAAAAAAGGTATCAAAGTTAAGGGAGGACCTACACTAGCTAAAGCCATTCATGCTCTTGATCCAAGGGCAGAAACGGCGTGA
- the LOC131685771 gene encoding sorting nexin-20 isoform X2 yields the protein MHQAVVGHHVTIDTLNAATGGDAVPETDPDSAVEAFEQSTLSIKSQTSDQFQVIWKRPSSRPLPNNDSAELCFEILFARVLSPAVAVDGASASGGKKYVVYDVSIRRDSAEPDPNPTSIERRYTHFLKLYDGLRREHSQLVQNVTFPKKVLMGNFSEELIGERSITFESFLDYIVTVPSLRDSEHFLEFLQGDELRKACQLLDERRNEFAVPILENTFRILNKIFLDKSKCVLLLLCRLVAACTTSPIPHPLAEQWAELALRRYEHVCDTDLLVLYIPLLQTCVHLWWQRGRDRSLLEERLDQMGKKGIKVKGGPTLAKAIHALDPRAETA from the exons A TGCACCAGGCAGTGGTTGGTCATCATGTCACGATAGACACTTTGAATGCTGCAACTGGCGGTGATGCAGTTCCAGAAACAGATCCGGATAGTGCGGTAGAAGCCTTTGAGCAAAGTACGTTGTCTATTAAAAGTCAAACCAGTGATCAATTTCAAG TAATATGGAAGCGCCCAAGCAGTCGCCCATTACCGAACAATGACAGTGCCGAACTCTGTTTTGAGATTCTTTTTGCGCGGGTGCTTTCGCCAGCAGTAGCAGTGGATGGAGCTAGTGCTTCCGGAGGTAAAAAGTATGTCGTCTACGATGTCAGCATTCGACGGGATAGCGCAGAACCTGACCCTAATCCGACGAGTATAGAGCGTCGATATACACATTTTCTAAAGTTGTACGATGGCTTAAGGAGGGAACACTCACAGCTCGTGCAGAATGTGACCTTCCCCAAGAAGGTGCTGATGGGAAATTTCAGCGAGGAACTAATCGGCGAACGAAGTATAACCTTTGAGAGTTTCCTTGATTACATCGTTACGGTGCCTTCGCTGCGTGACTCGGAGCATTTTCTAGAATTTTTACAAGGCGACGAACTGCGAAAGGCTTGTCAGTTGCTGGACGAGCGAAGAAACGAGTTTGCCGTGCCAATTTTGGAGAATACATTTCGTatattaaacaaaatttttctaGACAAGTCCAAGTGTGTTCTGTTGCTGCTGTGTCGTTTAGTAGCCGCATGTACAACTTCTCCCATACCACATCCGCTGGCGGAGCAATGGGCCGAATTGGCGCTTAGGCGATATGAGCATGTGTGCGATACAGATCTGCTGGTTCTCTACATACCATTGCTGCAGACTTGCGTTCACCTGTG GTGGCAACGTGGTCGTGATCGCTCTCTACTGGAGGAGCGTTTGGATCAAATGGGCAAAAAAGGTATCAAAGTTAAGGGAGGACCTACACTAGCTAAAGCCATTCATGCTCTTGATCCAAGGGCAGAAACGGCGTGA
- the LOC131685771 gene encoding sorting nexin-20 isoform X3 — protein MHQAVVGHHVTIDTLNAATGGDAVPETDPDSAVEAFEQIIWKRPSSRPLPNNDSAELCFEILFARVLSPAVAVDGASASGGKKYVVYDVSIRRDSAEPDPNPTSIERRYTHFLKLYDGLRREHSQLVQNVTFPKKVLMGNFSEELIGERSITFESFLDYIVTVPSLRDSEHFLEFLQGDELRKACQLLDERRNEFAVPILENTFRILNKIFLDKSKCVLLLLCRLVAACTTSPIPHPLAEQWAELALRRYEHVCDTDLLVLYIPLLQTCVHLWWQRGRDRSLLEERLDQMGKKGIKVKGGPTLAKAIHALDPRAETA, from the exons A TGCACCAGGCAGTGGTTGGTCATCATGTCACGATAGACACTTTGAATGCTGCAACTGGCGGTGATGCAGTTCCAGAAACAGATCCGGATAGTGCGGTAGAAGCCTTTGAGCAAA TAATATGGAAGCGCCCAAGCAGTCGCCCATTACCGAACAATGACAGTGCCGAACTCTGTTTTGAGATTCTTTTTGCGCGGGTGCTTTCGCCAGCAGTAGCAGTGGATGGAGCTAGTGCTTCCGGAGGTAAAAAGTATGTCGTCTACGATGTCAGCATTCGACGGGATAGCGCAGAACCTGACCCTAATCCGACGAGTATAGAGCGTCGATATACACATTTTCTAAAGTTGTACGATGGCTTAAGGAGGGAACACTCACAGCTCGTGCAGAATGTGACCTTCCCCAAGAAGGTGCTGATGGGAAATTTCAGCGAGGAACTAATCGGCGAACGAAGTATAACCTTTGAGAGTTTCCTTGATTACATCGTTACGGTGCCTTCGCTGCGTGACTCGGAGCATTTTCTAGAATTTTTACAAGGCGACGAACTGCGAAAGGCTTGTCAGTTGCTGGACGAGCGAAGAAACGAGTTTGCCGTGCCAATTTTGGAGAATACATTTCGTatattaaacaaaatttttctaGACAAGTCCAAGTGTGTTCTGTTGCTGCTGTGTCGTTTAGTAGCCGCATGTACAACTTCTCCCATACCACATCCGCTGGCGGAGCAATGGGCCGAATTGGCGCTTAGGCGATATGAGCATGTGTGCGATACAGATCTGCTGGTTCTCTACATACCATTGCTGCAGACTTGCGTTCACCTGTG GTGGCAACGTGGTCGTGATCGCTCTCTACTGGAGGAGCGTTTGGATCAAATGGGCAAAAAAGGTATCAAAGTTAAGGGAGGACCTACACTAGCTAAAGCCATTCATGCTCTTGATCCAAGGGCAGAAACGGCGTGA
- the LOC131685780 gene encoding zinc finger protein 184-like — MSTFHAKIENICRLCLSEDDNLESIFVGSGSELLQMIIYDCTTVKVSPKHGHPTSICIQCKAKVENFHLFREQCIQNDEYLRSTFLEPEIVIKTEPDFIIGTGDEEDDDDDDIDEADLEEWDESESNDVPEENQLDCTLRRDSSFQREFKTSNDLDSNYHSALVPLFKCEFCSAEFVVLEQLEKHITSHKEEKIFKCFYCPKTFHFAKNLNMHVEYIHSKVKYSQKLAIKSTHVAQQYRLVNNEINTTPSANVNNNNTINRNGKLVAGQSANTMNRTPATRVNSHECHVCHKSFNDLRQHMLLHDGEKPYKCDICSKSFFNASTLKTHYRVHSDENPFRCTTCTKVFDNARSLELHYRTHTGERPYTCDVCLKKFSCSSNLKRHRKLHDRD, encoded by the exons ATGAGTACTTTTCA tgcaaaaatagaaaacatttgCAGGCTCTGCTTGTCCGAAGATGACAActtggaatctatttttgttggtAGCGGGAGTGAACTGCTGCAAATGATAATTTATGACTGCACAACGGTGAAG GTATCACCGAAGCACGGGCATCCAACCTCTATCTGTATACAGTGCAAAGCAAAGGTGGAGAACTTTCATCTGTTTCGCGAACAGTGTATCCAAAACGACGAATACCTACGATCGACCTTCCTCGAACCGGAAATTGTGATTAAAACAGAGCCAGACTTTATCATCGGCACCGGCGAtgaggaagatgatgatgatgatgatatcgATGAGGCTGACCTCGAAGAATGGGATGAATCTGAGTCGAACGACGTCCCGGAAGAAAACCAACTAGATTGTACTCTTAGGCGGGACAgctcctttcaaagagaattcaAAACAAGCAACGATTTGGATTCCAACTATCATTCTGCTCTAGTTCCTCTATTTAAATGTGAATTCTGTTCGGCTGAATTTGTCGTCCTAGAACAGCTTGAAAAGCACATAACTAGTCACAAGGAAGAAAAGATTTTTAAATGTTTCTACTGTCCCAAAACATTTCACTTTGCTAAGAATTTAAACATGCATGTGGAATATATACATTCGAAGGTGAAATATTCACAAAAACTAGCTATTAAAAGCACTCACGTTGcacaacaatatcgtctagtcAATAACGAGATAAATACAACGCCAAGCGCTAACGTTAACAATAATAATACCATCAATCGAAACGGAAAACTAGTGGCTGGACAATCAGCTAATACGATGAATCGTACTCCAGCGACTCGTGTCAATAGCCACGAATGTCATGTATGCCACAAATCTTTCAACGATCTCCGCCAGCACATGCTTCTTCACGACGGTGAAAAACCGTACAAGTGCGATATATGTTCTAAATCATTTTTCAACGCCTCGACATTGAAAACGCACTATCGTGTACACAGCGACGAAAACCCGTTTCGATGTACCACATGCACTAAGGTTTTCGATAATGCACGCAGTTTGGAACTGCACTACCGAACCCACACCG GTGAGCGCCCATATACTTGTGACGTCTGCTTGAAGAAATTTTCGTGTTCGTCTAACTTGAAACGGCATCGAAAACTGCATGATCGAGATTGA